The following are encoded in a window of Desulfuromonas sp. genomic DNA:
- a CDS encoding short-chain dehydrogenase, with product MAETILITGANRGIGLELTRIFADNNWKVLASCRKPDAAEELSNLADTRNNIDIFSLDVSDDNAITRLAQGLENEPIDILFNNAGIFGPRDQDFGATNSGEWLSVMRTNVVAPMKMAEAFVEQVAASQRRIIASMGSMMGSVADNSSGGYYLYRSSKAALGMVVKSLSIDLADRGITAVVFHPGWVRTDMGGPQATTLPADSAAGFYNILEKMTIEQTGQFLTFEGKELPW from the coding sequence ATGGCAGAGACAATCCTGATAACCGGCGCCAACCGCGGCATTGGCCTCGAACTGACCCGCATATTTGCTGATAACAACTGGAAGGTTCTTGCCAGCTGTCGCAAACCGGATGCAGCAGAGGAGCTATCGAACCTTGCCGATACCCGAAATAATATCGATATCTTTTCCCTGGATGTAAGCGACGACAATGCCATCACCCGACTTGCTCAGGGCCTCGAAAACGAACCGATCGATATCCTGTTTAACAACGCCGGCATCTTCGGGCCGAGAGACCAGGACTTCGGCGCGACCAATTCCGGAGAATGGCTCAGTGTTATGCGGACCAATGTTGTGGCGCCGATGAAGATGGCCGAAGCGTTTGTCGAGCAGGTCGCGGCCAGTCAACGCAGGATTATCGCCTCGATGGGGAGCATGATGGGGAGTGTTGCCGACAACAGTTCCGGCGGCTACTACCTCTACCGGAGTTCGAAGGCAGCTCTCGGCATGGTCGTCAAGTCGCTGTCGATCGACCTGGCGGATCGCGGCATTACCGCCGTGGTCTTCCACCCTGGCTGGGTGCGCACCGATATGGGCGGCCCGCAGGCAACGACCCTTCCGGCCGATAGTGCGGCCGGCTTTTACAACATTCTCGAAAAAATGACCATTGAACAGACCGGGCAATTCCTGACCTTTGAAGGAAAGGAACTTCCTTGGTAA